The following coding sequences are from one Gossypium hirsutum isolate 1008001.06 chromosome A12, Gossypium_hirsutum_v2.1, whole genome shotgun sequence window:
- the LOC121211012 gene encoding uncharacterized protein, producing the protein MKMSSSATMGASKRRLSSRGLGGVLREQRAKLYIIRRCVIMLLCWHD; encoded by the coding sequence ATGAAGATGAGCAGTTCTGCTACCATGGGGGCCTCAAAGAGAAGGCTATCAAGCAGAGGCCTTGGAGGGGTTCTCCGAGAGCAAAGGGCTAAGCTTTATATTATACGAAGATGCGTTATTATGCTCCTTTGCTGGCATGATTGA